From the Armatimonadia bacterium genome, one window contains:
- a CDS encoding discoidin domain-containing protein — translation MKALPTLLCLLLVMSPVLAAMVDPSIDGDGPFSYLAKPSTEIGVLGGPEGTQITFDGALYTGAAELGFFCGPQRVPMMGRVKQLAEGWLPIVSWSFFDGPVAYEVEAFAATLDGRPTSNTINFVRVQVRNTSDQPAASNLTAALRFTGGDHRCDRMASGGFSPDWRYEMTEDTAVRDGKVVCWFKPGAQREAVPGVPYTKPFVGREYDVSERAEVCLFSYPSDLGPRGVRTYYFRMPLVPVPADDAAQVKALQRADYDEYRRQTVAFWHDELAKGAQVRIPEAKVLDTHRASLVYDLIAIDEQPDGAWVQKVNELQYDSFWLRDSAYIVRSYDVWGHTRSAERCLEYFRRFQGENGLFSSQGGQLDGYGQALYSLGDHYLLTGDLDWAKKVYPHFPPAVEWLRKTRAADQYHLMPPTNAHDNEGIEGRYTGHNFWALLGLRTAVRLAQATGQEADAREFRAEYDDYLAALKKRISDVCGKDGYIPPGLDVKGGNDWGNLLGVFPAEVMDPFDPRITTTLERMHTVKYREGIMTYGSGLHQYLTTNVTQNHIYRGEQEQALRDFYAMLAHTGSCQEGFELGAQPWGNRDVGGNYTPHGWCAAQINNLLRNMLIQERGGEGGLGPRELHLFTVISPAWAVPGQEVSFRDMPTEMGKVSATLRFTEDGAFLTIHPRFRTAPAEIVVHVPYFVALQGFTTDATTAGRRGDTIVLSSDATRVNLRWTRRDLPPLSYDTVVQDYKREYRRRYAEYVKAGNKPLPVVAPSMLTDQERKSEFARRWGPEATGIAVGKPVRTNGGTEGDRRPERAVDGNAYDRDASAWFAGPPTPRWLEVDLQRPTRIDRVQVFTYWGDGRYYQYTVEVSPDGKTWAQVADMSKNTKAAGAEGNLHRFAPCEARFVRINLLHNSANPSVHLVELRVFAAP, via the coding sequence ATGAAAGCTCTGCCAACTCTTCTCTGCCTTCTGCTTGTGATGTCCCCGGTTCTCGCGGCGATGGTCGACCCGAGCATCGACGGCGATGGGCCGTTCTCGTACCTGGCCAAGCCGAGCACGGAGATTGGTGTCCTGGGCGGTCCCGAGGGCACCCAGATCACCTTTGATGGCGCGCTGTACACCGGCGCGGCGGAGCTAGGCTTCTTCTGCGGCCCGCAGCGAGTGCCGATGATGGGTCGCGTCAAGCAGCTCGCGGAGGGCTGGCTCCCGATCGTCTCGTGGAGCTTCTTCGACGGCCCGGTTGCCTATGAGGTGGAGGCCTTCGCTGCGACGCTGGACGGTCGGCCGACCTCGAACACCATCAACTTCGTGCGTGTGCAGGTTCGCAACACCAGCGACCAGCCTGCGGCGAGTAACCTGACGGCCGCCCTGCGCTTCACCGGGGGAGACCACCGCTGCGACCGGATGGCCTCAGGCGGCTTCTCACCGGACTGGCGCTATGAGATGACCGAGGACACCGCGGTGCGCGACGGGAAGGTGGTCTGCTGGTTCAAGCCTGGTGCGCAGCGCGAAGCGGTGCCAGGTGTGCCCTACACGAAGCCCTTCGTCGGGCGCGAGTATGACGTGAGCGAACGTGCCGAGGTGTGTCTGTTCAGCTACCCCTCAGACCTCGGACCACGTGGGGTACGGACCTACTACTTCCGGATGCCGCTGGTGCCCGTGCCCGCCGATGACGCGGCACAGGTCAAGGCCTTGCAGCGGGCCGACTACGACGAGTACCGGCGTCAGACTGTGGCCTTCTGGCACGACGAACTCGCCAAGGGTGCGCAGGTGAGGATTCCTGAGGCCAAGGTCCTGGACACCCACCGGGCAAGCCTGGTGTATGACCTCATCGCCATCGACGAGCAGCCCGACGGCGCCTGGGTGCAGAAGGTCAATGAGCTGCAGTACGACAGCTTCTGGCTGCGTGACAGCGCCTACATCGTGCGCAGCTATGACGTCTGGGGCCATACGCGATCTGCGGAGAGATGCCTGGAGTACTTCCGGCGGTTCCAGGGCGAGAATGGCCTCTTCTCCTCTCAGGGTGGCCAGCTCGACGGCTACGGACAGGCGCTGTACTCGCTGGGCGACCACTACCTGCTGACGGGTGACCTCGACTGGGCGAAGAAGGTGTACCCGCACTTCCCGCCGGCGGTGGAGTGGCTGAGGAAGACGCGTGCCGCCGACCAGTACCACCTGATGCCCCCGACCAATGCCCACGACAATGAGGGGATCGAGGGCCGCTACACCGGGCACAACTTCTGGGCGCTGCTGGGACTGCGGACCGCCGTGCGTCTAGCGCAGGCGACCGGACAGGAGGCCGATGCCCGAGAGTTCCGTGCCGAGTATGACGACTACCTGGCCGCGCTGAAGAAGAGAATCAGCGACGTGTGCGGCAAGGACGGCTACATCCCACCCGGCCTCGATGTGAAGGGCGGGAACGACTGGGGCAACCTGTTGGGCGTGTTCCCGGCGGAGGTAATGGACCCCTTTGACCCGCGAATCACGACGACCCTCGAGCGCATGCACACGGTCAAGTACCGCGAGGGGATCATGACCTACGGGTCGGGGCTGCATCAGTACCTGACCACGAATGTAACGCAGAACCACATCTACCGCGGCGAGCAGGAGCAGGCCCTGCGCGACTTCTACGCCATGCTTGCGCACACGGGCTCTTGCCAAGAGGGCTTTGAGCTCGGGGCTCAGCCCTGGGGCAACCGAGACGTCGGCGGGAACTACACACCCCACGGTTGGTGCGCGGCACAGATCAACAATCTGCTGCGCAACATGCTGATTCAGGAGCGCGGGGGAGAGGGTGGCCTGGGGCCCCGGGAGCTGCACCTGTTCACAGTGATCTCGCCGGCCTGGGCAGTGCCGGGGCAGGAAGTCTCCTTCCGGGATATGCCCACCGAGATGGGCAAAGTGAGCGCTACCTTGCGCTTCACTGAGGACGGCGCGTTCCTGACGATCCATCCGCGATTCCGGACGGCGCCGGCGGAGATCGTGGTGCATGTGCCTTACTTCGTGGCCCTGCAAGGTTTCACGACGGATGCCACTACCGCCGGACGCCGGGGAGACACGATCGTGCTCAGCTCGGACGCCACGCGGGTGAATCTGCGATGGACGCGACGCGACCTGCCGCCTCTGAGCTATGACACGGTGGTGCAGGACTACAAGCGCGAGTACCGGCGCCGGTATGCGGAGTACGTGAAGGCCGGCAACAAGCCGTTGCCGGTGGTGGCGCCGTCGATGCTCACCGACCAGGAGCGCAAGAGCGAGTTCGCCCGTCGCTGGGGACCTGAGGCGACTGGCATTGCCGTGGGCAAGCCAGTGCGGACGAACGGGGGAACTGAAGGTGACCGTCGGCCGGAGCGAGCGGTTGATGGGAACGCCTATGACCGAGATGCCTCGGCCTGGTTCGCCGGACCACCGACGCCGAGATGGCTTGAGGTCGACCTGCAGCGCCCGACCCGTATCGACCGCGTGCAGGTGTTCACGTACTGGGGAGATGGCCGGTACTATCAGTACACGGTGGAGGTGTCTCCGGACGGCAAGACCTGGGCCCAGGTCGCAGACATGAGCAAGAACACGAAGGCGGCAGGTGCAGAGGGCAATCTGCATCGGTTTGCGCCCTGCGAGGCCAGGTTCGTCCGCATCAACCTGCTGCACAACAGCGCCAACCCGAGCGTGCACCTGGTGGAGTTGCGGGTGTTCGCCGCGCCCTAG
- a CDS encoding NAD(P)/FAD-dependent oxidoreductase: MVGGGAAGMIAAGRAAELGAHVLLLEKMPRLGSKILISGKTRCNLTNTAALETFLQAYGPNGRFLQGPFRRFFRDGLLELLQRHGLETKSERGGRVFPVSDDATDVVAALQRYLQAGHVTLRTDVSVTGIRALGSEEEGGKDRPAPAAFELQTGARSLQAQTVILATGGASYPGTGSTGDGYRFAESLGHRVAPLRPALVPLAVEEVALAKSMQGLSLRNVRLTAFRGRAEQIDVSQTPTADCGRGIPGRRPRGAVIESRMGEMMLTHFGIGGPVTLLMSLAVADALAEGPVSVSIDLKPALDPVQLRQRLQRDFDQFSRRTLRRLLAELVPHSMIEPLLGLLGLPGDKPGHQITAAERERILQQLKSLRFNIQRPLPIAAAIVTAGGVSLKEVDPRRMESRIAPGLFLCGEVLDLDADTGGYNLQAAFTTGYLAGEHAAERLGRVAESRSPSGDVQ, from the coding sequence GTGGTTGGCGGCGGCGCTGCCGGGATGATCGCCGCCGGGCGCGCTGCCGAGTTAGGGGCACACGTGCTGCTGCTGGAGAAGATGCCGCGACTGGGCAGCAAGATCCTCATCAGCGGCAAGACCCGCTGCAACCTCACCAACACTGCGGCCCTGGAGACCTTCCTGCAGGCCTACGGTCCCAATGGTCGGTTCCTCCAGGGACCCTTCCGGCGGTTCTTCCGCGACGGCCTCCTTGAGCTGCTCCAGCGGCATGGACTCGAGACCAAGTCGGAGCGTGGCGGAAGGGTGTTCCCCGTCTCCGACGACGCCACCGACGTGGTTGCGGCACTACAAAGGTACCTGCAAGCCGGCCACGTCACCCTACGCACGGACGTGTCAGTGACGGGCATCCGCGCTCTCGGGTCTGAGGAGGAAGGCGGGAAGGACCGTCCCGCACCTGCGGCCTTCGAGTTGCAGACCGGTGCCCGGAGCCTGCAGGCTCAGACGGTCATCCTTGCCACCGGCGGTGCCTCCTATCCAGGCACTGGCTCGACCGGCGACGGCTACCGCTTCGCCGAGAGCCTTGGACACAGGGTGGCGCCCTTGCGACCCGCGCTCGTGCCGTTGGCGGTGGAGGAAGTGGCGCTGGCCAAGTCGATGCAAGGCCTCAGTCTGCGCAATGTGCGACTGACGGCCTTCCGGGGTCGGGCCGAGCAGATCGACGTCAGCCAGACGCCGACTGCCGACTGCGGACGCGGCATCCCCGGAAGGCGCCCCAGGGGAGCGGTGATCGAGAGCCGGATGGGGGAGATGATGCTGACGCACTTCGGGATTGGCGGCCCGGTGACGCTGCTCATGAGCTTGGCGGTCGCCGATGCGCTGGCAGAGGGCCCGGTGAGCGTCTCGATCGATCTGAAGCCGGCCCTGGACCCGGTGCAGCTTCGGCAGCGGCTGCAGCGTGACTTCGACCAGTTCAGTCGGAGGACTCTGCGGCGCCTGCTGGCCGAACTCGTCCCCCACAGTATGATCGAGCCACTGCTGGGACTGCTCGGCCTTCCTGGCGACAAGCCCGGGCACCAGATCACGGCGGCCGAACGAGAACGGATCCTGCAGCAGCTCAAGTCGCTGCGGTTCAACATCCAGCGTCCGCTACCGATTGCGGCGGCGATCGTGACCGCAGGTGGAGTCTCACTGAAGGAAGTGGACCCGCGTAGGATGGAGTCGCGGATTGCCCCCGGCCTGTTCCTGTGCGGCGAAGTGCTCGACCTGGACGCGGACACGGGCGGCTACAACCTGCAGGCGGCCTTCACGACGGGCTACCTTGCCGGTGAACATGCTGCAGAGCGCCTCGGCCGGGTCGCAGAAAGCAGGAGTCCGTCGGGCGACGTCCAATAG
- a CDS encoding Gfo/Idh/MocA family oxidoreductase translates to MEPLKLLLVGCGMMGARHLRGLGELERVAPGTVRLAALCDVRREYAEKVAAEASELLGYVPQVFTDLEEAIGGKVALDAVDLVTDPRSHDELVVRLVQAGLHVLCEKPLAVTVARGQRMIEAAAEAGRVLAVAENNRRDPMNRLAKACLEAGLIGTPHLAIQTQISAGGGILATAWRHRLAMGGILLDVPIHSGYALEMLLGPLESVVAQAQLVQSQRSGKEFDGKEVEVVADAPDCLCALLQFASGTQGHWLSHYASAGETAYRRLILGSEGTLGQSGDRSGRPVVLKRGREELTPEALLAVLPDYQLNAIETKLFGERPTSYTLEGPVTDRKLLAAEIHDFAEAVRLGRAPEVDGATGLRAVAILHAMLESSLASRRVTVAEVLSGQTHAYQDRVEAAQ, encoded by the coding sequence ATGGAGCCCCTGAAGCTCTTGCTGGTTGGCTGCGGGATGATGGGCGCCCGGCATCTGCGCGGGCTTGGTGAGCTGGAGCGGGTTGCACCGGGCACCGTGAGGCTGGCAGCCCTCTGCGATGTGCGCCGAGAGTACGCTGAGAAGGTTGCGGCGGAAGCCTCGGAGTTGCTGGGCTACGTGCCGCAGGTGTTCACTGACCTGGAGGAAGCGATCGGTGGGAAGGTGGCCCTGGACGCCGTAGACCTCGTCACCGACCCGCGCTCGCATGATGAGCTTGTTGTGAGGCTGGTGCAGGCGGGCCTTCATGTCCTGTGCGAGAAGCCGCTGGCGGTGACTGTGGCCCGGGGACAGCGGATGATCGAGGCTGCCGCCGAGGCCGGGCGGGTTCTGGCGGTCGCTGAAAACAACCGACGGGATCCCATGAACCGGCTGGCGAAGGCATGTCTCGAGGCCGGTCTGATCGGCACCCCGCACCTGGCGATCCAGACCCAGATCAGCGCCGGTGGGGGAATCCTGGCGACGGCCTGGCGTCACCGTCTGGCTATGGGCGGCATCCTGCTGGATGTGCCGATTCACAGCGGCTATGCACTGGAGATGCTGCTGGGGCCCCTTGAGTCGGTGGTTGCACAGGCGCAGCTTGTTCAGTCGCAGCGTAGCGGCAAAGAGTTCGACGGCAAGGAAGTCGAGGTCGTCGCGGACGCGCCGGACTGCCTCTGTGCGCTCCTGCAGTTCGCCTCGGGCACGCAAGGGCATTGGCTCTCGCACTACGCCAGCGCTGGAGAGACGGCCTACCGGCGCCTGATCCTGGGCAGCGAAGGAACCCTGGGCCAATCGGGCGACCGCTCGGGAAGGCCCGTGGTGTTGAAACGGGGTCGTGAGGAGCTGACCCCGGAGGCGCTGCTGGCCGTCCTGCCGGACTACCAGCTCAACGCGATCGAGACGAAGCTCTTCGGCGAACGACCAACGAGCTACACGCTGGAGGGGCCGGTCACCGACCGCAAGCTTCTTGCCGCGGAGATACATGACTTCGCCGAGGCCGTGCGCCTGGGGCGTGCTCCTGAGGTGGACGGTGCGACGGGTCTGCGAGCCGTTGCCATCCTCCATGCAATGCTGGAGTCGAGTCTGGCCAGCCGGCGGGTGACGGTGGCTGAGGTGTTGTCCGGGCAGACGCACGCGTACCAGGACAGGGTAGAAGCAGCGCAGTGA
- a CDS encoding DJ-1/PfpI family protein — MPKVLLVIGDAAEVTDTLYPYYRLQEEGYEVLVAAPEERPYHLVQHDGAPDWDITVESKGYVFASDIAFRDVCEDEYLGLVISGGRAPEYIRYDEDLMRITRHFGETGKPIASVCHGIEIVAKAGVIKGRTVTTVAKCRFDAEVCGATYVDQPVVVDGNIVTARTFHDNAPWMREYVKMLNAARDAHKA, encoded by the coding sequence ATGCCTAAGGTTCTTCTGGTGATCGGCGATGCAGCGGAGGTCACAGACACGCTCTACCCGTACTACCGTCTGCAGGAGGAAGGCTACGAAGTGCTTGTTGCCGCTCCGGAAGAACGCCCATACCATCTCGTTCAACATGACGGGGCGCCGGACTGGGACATCACGGTCGAGTCAAAGGGCTATGTGTTTGCCTCCGACATCGCCTTCCGCGACGTCTGCGAGGACGAGTACCTGGGTCTGGTGATCTCCGGCGGCAGGGCCCCCGAGTACATCCGTTACGACGAGGACCTGATGCGAATCACGCGGCACTTCGGAGAGACGGGCAAGCCGATCGCCTCGGTCTGTCATGGCATCGAGATCGTGGCGAAGGCAGGCGTCATCAAAGGACGTACGGTTACGACGGTGGCCAAGTGCCGCTTCGACGCCGAGGTGTGCGGCGCGACCTATGTGGACCAGCCGGTGGTTGTCGACGGCAACATCGTTACTGCCCGCACTTTCCATGACAACGCGCCCTGGATGCGCGAGTACGTGAAGATGCTCAACGCAGCACGCGACGCGCACAAGGCCTGA
- a CDS encoding GHMP kinase, translated as MPIRGRAPTRIDFAGGTTDLPAFREREGGAVVNAAIDRHAFCSLTRSNNGVRITSQDLEQFVEAQAVQELEYDGNLDLLKAALRALDLPDGLCITARCAAPPGSGTGSSASIGVALLGLLDRLKAQHSQDARHCMSRFEVAEMACNLEQDLGIIGGKQDQYAAAVGGINYMEFYDRGRVLVERLELQPWVVLELHKHLLLCYSGQSRLSGDTNQRMISAYEAGDPTVCGALRTVKRVAQDMRRALLGGDLDWFGELMEEEWQARRRLAPGVVTERLQALRDAGKQAGAVAAKVCGAGGGGCILFLCQPDAEADVTRALEAAGGRLLDFGFDFNGLEVWEA; from the coding sequence ATGCCGATTCGCGGACGAGCACCGACCAGGATTGACTTCGCCGGCGGAACCACTGATCTGCCGGCCTTCCGGGAGCGTGAAGGCGGTGCCGTGGTCAACGCGGCTATTGACCGCCATGCTTTCTGCTCCTTGACGCGCAGCAACAACGGGGTGCGGATCACCTCGCAGGACCTCGAGCAGTTTGTCGAGGCCCAGGCCGTGCAGGAGCTGGAGTACGACGGCAACCTCGACCTGCTCAAGGCGGCCTTGCGTGCGCTTGACCTTCCCGATGGCCTGTGCATCACCGCTCGCTGTGCAGCGCCGCCGGGGTCGGGCACCGGGTCCTCAGCCTCCATCGGAGTGGCCCTGCTGGGCTTGCTGGATCGTCTCAAGGCCCAGCACAGCCAGGACGCCCGCCACTGCATGTCGCGGTTCGAGGTGGCCGAGATGGCCTGCAACCTCGAGCAGGACCTCGGCATCATCGGCGGAAAGCAGGACCAGTACGCCGCCGCGGTCGGCGGCATCAACTACATGGAGTTCTACGACCGCGGGCGTGTACTCGTGGAGCGTCTCGAGCTTCAGCCCTGGGTGGTGCTGGAGCTACACAAGCACCTGCTCCTGTGCTACTCTGGTCAGTCACGCCTCTCGGGCGACACGAACCAGCGTATGATCTCAGCCTACGAGGCGGGAGACCCGACGGTCTGCGGAGCCCTGCGGACCGTGAAGCGAGTGGCCCAGGACATGCGCCGGGCACTCCTCGGCGGCGACCTGGACTGGTTCGGCGAGCTGATGGAGGAGGAGTGGCAGGCGCGGCGCAGACTTGCCCCGGGAGTGGTAACGGAGCGTCTGCAGGCCTTGCGTGATGCCGGCAAGCAGGCAGGAGCCGTGGCAGCCAAGGTCTGTGGCGCGGGTGGTGGCGGGTGCATCTTGTTCCTGTGCCAACCGGATGCGGAGGCTGACGTTACCCGTGCCCTGGAGGCCGCCGGAGGGCGTCTTCTGGATTTCGGATTCGACTTCAACGGACTAGAGGTGTGGGAGGCGTAA
- a CDS encoding sulfatase-like hydrolase/transferase, with amino-acid sequence MRTEQSRREFLRTVGVGALGLSGLSHVAAQMVQPRGERPPNLLVIMSDEHAQRVTGCYGNALVQTPNLDRLAAEGITFDACYDASPLCVPSRLAFTACKYISRCGAWSNSTRLPSDDYPSIAHAMNAAGYESFLCGKQHYDAQHRYGFVDVGGNMNKSTMTGRGGRRAPDDLHINVGARDSRFKDFHTGNQSGTMNHDRKVTAGTVEFLANRKRTDKPFFLFAGFLAPHFPLTVPEEYWQRYRDKVTMPNLPPGHVESQPLNYHHLRRGFGVVETDPQMVKLGRELYYGLTNWFDDELGKVLAALRASDVADNTVIIYTTDHGENLGDHHLWWKNCLYDTAAKVPLILRWPERWKGGQRRSGVCSHLDLVQTIAQIGGAELPEDCDGDSLCGWMDDPAAAWKDRAVSEYYAHNIASGYAMIRQGRYKYVYHTRMNDQYGPQRQLFDMVEDPDEFSNLADDPAQALRVDQLHRALVAELGREPDETEQICRREMAVGYPDAPRKGATQGGGKARQAQGEEE; translated from the coding sequence ATGCGTACCGAGCAGAGTCGGCGCGAGTTCCTTCGTACGGTGGGTGTTGGCGCACTCGGGCTCAGCGGTCTCTCCCATGTGGCCGCTCAGATGGTCCAGCCACGCGGCGAGCGGCCCCCGAACCTTCTGGTCATCATGTCTGACGAGCACGCCCAGCGGGTGACGGGCTGCTATGGCAACGCGCTTGTGCAGACGCCGAACCTCGATCGGCTGGCAGCCGAGGGGATCACCTTTGACGCCTGCTACGACGCTTCTCCCCTCTGTGTCCCCTCTCGCCTGGCCTTCACCGCCTGCAAGTACATCAGTCGCTGCGGCGCGTGGAGCAACAGCACCCGGCTGCCTAGCGACGACTATCCCTCGATCGCCCACGCCATGAATGCCGCCGGGTACGAGTCCTTCCTCTGCGGCAAGCAGCACTACGATGCTCAGCACCGCTATGGCTTCGTCGATGTCGGTGGCAACATGAACAAGAGTACGATGACCGGTCGCGGCGGCCGTCGCGCTCCCGACGACCTGCACATCAACGTCGGCGCTCGCGACTCACGGTTCAAGGACTTCCACACGGGCAATCAAAGCGGAACGATGAACCACGACCGCAAGGTGACGGCTGGGACTGTGGAGTTTCTCGCGAACCGCAAGCGGACCGACAAGCCCTTCTTCCTCTTCGCCGGCTTCCTGGCGCCGCATTTCCCTCTGACCGTCCCGGAGGAGTACTGGCAGCGCTACCGCGACAAGGTGACGATGCCGAACCTGCCGCCGGGTCACGTGGAAAGCCAGCCGCTGAACTACCATCATCTGCGTCGCGGCTTTGGGGTCGTGGAGACCGATCCGCAGATGGTCAAGCTCGGTCGGGAGCTCTACTATGGCCTGACCAACTGGTTCGACGATGAGCTAGGCAAGGTCCTCGCTGCGCTGCGCGCCAGTGACGTCGCGGACAACACGGTCATCATCTACACCACCGACCATGGCGAGAACCTGGGCGACCACCATCTGTGGTGGAAGAACTGCCTGTACGACACGGCAGCCAAGGTCCCGCTCATCCTCCGCTGGCCCGAACGCTGGAAGGGCGGGCAGCGGCGCAGTGGCGTATGCTCCCACCTGGACCTGGTGCAGACCATCGCGCAGATCGGCGGCGCGGAGTTGCCCGAGGACTGCGACGGAGACTCCCTGTGCGGCTGGATGGACGACCCCGCTGCGGCCTGGAAGGATAGGGCGGTGAGCGAGTACTATGCCCACAACATCGCCTCGGGCTATGCCATGATCCGCCAGGGCCGCTACAAGTACGTGTACCACACACGCATGAACGACCAGTACGGTCCGCAGCGCCAGCTCTTCGACATGGTGGAAGACCCCGACGAGTTCAGCAACCTCGCGGACGACCCGGCGCAAGCTTTGCGCGTCGACCAGCTGCACCGGGCCCTGGTGGCCGAACTGGGCCGAGAGCCCGACGAGACTGAGCAGATCTGCCGCCGCGAGATGGCGGTCGGCTACCCGGATGCACCTCGGAAGGGTGCCACTCAGGGCGGAGGCAAAGCGCGGCAAGCTCAGGGTGAAGAGGAGTAG
- a CDS encoding NAD(P)-dependent oxidoreductase gives MQQSRIMVLGAAGKMGKHLVPRLIELGHKVDALARFSDETVLHRFEDLGVGIYRCDLSDEHGLESIPANYDYVFNMAGIKFGSGAQWKYTVELQVMAVARIMEHFAKAKGVAYASSGNVYPDTEDGCTEEDAPGAPSFYAMSRLGAEWMTEYFCRRNNTPSLIQRIFYAYHEEFGVPTDIARQIRDGEEIDLGTAYVNVIWLADILDLMIESLKLCSVPCEVLNVTGVEKVSVVEIAQKLGKLMGKEPKFRGEPKGTYLLGKADKMAEKLWTPPTSLDEGLAMVAQSVMDHEHPLDHPTEWEKRDKFGERA, from the coding sequence ATGCAGCAGTCACGCATCATGGTTCTTGGCGCTGCCGGCAAGATGGGCAAGCATCTTGTCCCCCGCCTAATCGAACTGGGGCACAAGGTGGACGCCCTCGCCCGGTTCAGCGATGAAACAGTCCTGCACCGCTTCGAGGACCTGGGAGTCGGCATCTATCGGTGCGACCTGAGCGACGAACACGGGCTGGAGAGCATCCCGGCAAACTACGACTACGTCTTCAACATGGCGGGGATCAAGTTCGGTTCAGGGGCACAGTGGAAGTACACCGTCGAGTTGCAGGTTATGGCGGTCGCCCGCATCATGGAGCACTTCGCGAAAGCGAAGGGCGTCGCCTACGCCTCCAGTGGCAACGTCTACCCTGACACCGAAGATGGGTGCACCGAGGAGGACGCACCGGGCGCCCCGAGTTTCTATGCCATGAGTCGGTTGGGCGCGGAGTGGATGACGGAGTACTTCTGCCGCCGCAACAACACACCGTCGCTCATCCAGCGCATCTTCTACGCCTATCACGAAGAGTTCGGCGTGCCGACCGATATCGCCCGACAGATCCGCGACGGCGAGGAGATCGACCTCGGCACCGCCTACGTGAACGTCATCTGGCTGGCGGACATCCTTGACCTGATGATCGAGTCGCTGAAGCTGTGTTCGGTCCCCTGCGAGGTGCTGAACGTGACCGGCGTAGAGAAGGTCTCTGTGGTGGAGATTGCGCAGAAGCTGGGGAAGCTGATGGGCAAGGAGCCCAAGTTCAGGGGCGAACCAAAGGGCACCTACCTCCTCGGCAAGGCAGACAAGATGGCCGAGAAGCTATGGACACCGCCGACCAGCCTCGATGAGGGCCTGGCGATGGTCGCCCAGTCGGTCATGGACCACGAGCATCCGCTCGACCATCCCACGGAATGGGAGAAGCGCGACAAGTTCGGCGAGCGTGCTTAG
- a CDS encoding CPBP family intramembrane glutamic endopeptidase yields the protein MQRLKPPATQREAFVLIYSILALTFVYFHGAPRSLPQTPALFAWFGINFVVLFALPALLLRFWLGVPLSQLGLRWGEAKVWSRYFLVFLAVMLPVVLFISRTPEFQAFYPRCDLARSSTLWVFLSAGGWLVYFFAWEWMFRGMLLFSLEKRVGGGLAILLQMIPFTMMHYPKPEAEAWSAIIAGLALGLMALRGRSFLGTWLLHWLVATLMDLSVILWPLA from the coding sequence GTGCAGAGACTGAAGCCTCCAGCCACCCAGCGAGAGGCTTTCGTACTCATCTACAGCATCCTCGCACTCACCTTTGTCTACTTCCACGGGGCGCCGCGCAGTCTCCCGCAGACACCTGCGCTCTTTGCCTGGTTTGGCATCAACTTCGTCGTGCTCTTCGCCCTTCCAGCCTTGCTTCTACGATTCTGGCTGGGCGTTCCGCTGTCGCAGTTGGGTCTGCGCTGGGGCGAGGCGAAGGTCTGGTCGCGCTACTTCCTTGTGTTCCTGGCAGTGATGCTACCTGTCGTCCTGTTCATCTCGCGGACTCCCGAGTTCCAGGCCTTCTACCCTCGCTGCGATCTGGCCCGCAGCAGCACCCTGTGGGTCTTCCTCTCGGCCGGCGGTTGGCTGGTCTACTTCTTTGCCTGGGAGTGGATGTTCCGCGGGATGCTCCTGTTCAGCCTCGAGAAGCGCGTCGGCGGCGGGCTCGCGATTCTGTTGCAGATGATCCCCTTCACGATGATGCACTACCCCAAGCCCGAGGCCGAGGCCTGGTCGGCGATCATCGCCGGTCTTGCCCTCGGACTCATGGCGCTGCGAGGCCGTTCCTTCCTGGGTACCTGGTTACTGCATTGGCTGGTCGCGACCCTCATGGACCTGTCCGTCATCCTGTGGCCTCTCGCCTGA